In Acetomicrobium sp. S15 = DSM 107314, a single genomic region encodes these proteins:
- the trpC gene encoding indole-3-glycerol phosphate synthase TrpC, translating to MLEKIVAGKKKRVAAVRRRRVSLSRQLSENDGIALIAEVKRSSPSRGAIRQDLDIGKQVAAYETGGASAISVVTEEAYFGGKSDDVRDVRAVTELPILRKDFVVDPIQIYESALLGANAILLIAAILDDERLAEFAECAASLGMEAVVEVHTEEELRRALRTSAPIIGINNRNLRDFSVDLSVAPRLIRKLRALEPDTKRCIIAESGIKSRDDVLLMKEAGADAVLVGEVLVRDEDPAAKVRELLGR from the coding sequence ATGTTAGAGAAAATAGTGGCCGGAAAGAAAAAAAGGGTAGCCGCCGTGAGACGGAGGCGCGTCTCTTTAAGCCGGCAGCTCTCCGAAAACGACGGCATCGCCCTTATCGCTGAGGTCAAAAGATCCTCTCCGAGCCGCGGTGCCATAAGACAAGATCTGGACATCGGAAAGCAGGTTGCAGCTTATGAGACGGGGGGAGCCTCCGCGATATCCGTGGTGACGGAGGAGGCCTATTTCGGCGGAAAGAGCGACGATGTAAGGGACGTGCGCGCCGTCACCGAGCTTCCGATCCTGCGTAAGGACTTCGTCGTAGACCCCATCCAGATATACGAAAGCGCGCTCCTCGGCGCGAATGCCATTCTTTTAATAGCCGCAATACTCGACGACGAAAGGCTCGCCGAATTTGCAGAATGCGCTGCATCGTTGGGCATGGAAGCGGTAGTGGAGGTGCACACCGAAGAAGAGTTACGCCGTGCACTGAGAACATCTGCACCCATAATTGGCATAAACAACAGGAATCTGCGCGATTTCTCCGTCGACCTCTCCGTAGCGCCACGCCTCATCCGGAAACTGCGCGCATTGGAGCCAGATACAAAGAGATGCATCATAGCAGAGAGTGGCATAAAGAGCAGGGATGACGTGCTCCTCATGAAAGAGGCCGGAGCGGACGCCGTGCTCGTGGGAGAGGTCCTCGTTCGGGATGAAGACCCGGCCGCGAAGGTGCGCGAACTCCTCGGAAGGTGA
- the trpD gene encoding anthranilate phosphoribosyltransferase has product MLRHYIEKVTSKKNLSFDEMAEAMEIIMDGQATEIQSAGLLIGLKAKVESVEEITAAAFVMREKALRVETDAPVLMDTCGTGGDGKGTFNISTAVAFIVASAGIPVAKHGNRSVSSRCGSADVLEALDIPIFPSPEQVKASIESVGFGFCFAPHFHQATKNVARPRKELGVRTIFNILGPLTNPAGANYQLLGVYDPNLVLPIAEALKNLGTKGAIVVHGSGGVDEFSLCGPNQAAILKDGRIKKLVVAPEDVGLARASLEDVAGYSPQDNARILAAVLSGERGPKRDVVIFNAAAAFVATDMAKTFKEGAHLAEDLINSGKAMDKLLKVKAFAHSLVEVVQC; this is encoded by the coding sequence ATGTTGCGTCATTACATCGAGAAGGTAACGAGCAAAAAAAATTTGAGCTTCGACGAGATGGCCGAGGCCATGGAAATAATCATGGACGGCCAGGCCACGGAGATCCAGTCTGCCGGGCTTCTCATAGGCTTGAAAGCGAAGGTGGAGAGCGTAGAGGAGATAACGGCGGCAGCCTTCGTCATGAGGGAAAAAGCTCTGCGCGTCGAAACCGATGCTCCTGTCCTAATGGACACGTGCGGGACCGGCGGAGATGGCAAGGGGACATTCAACATCTCGACGGCCGTAGCCTTCATCGTGGCAAGCGCCGGCATACCCGTCGCCAAACACGGCAATCGCTCGGTTTCGAGTCGCTGCGGCAGCGCAGACGTGTTAGAGGCACTCGATATCCCGATCTTCCCGTCGCCGGAGCAGGTCAAGGCCTCGATCGAGTCGGTAGGATTTGGCTTCTGCTTCGCTCCCCACTTCCATCAGGCCACCAAAAACGTGGCTCGCCCGCGAAAAGAGCTGGGCGTTCGCACAATATTTAACATCTTGGGCCCACTGACGAATCCGGCAGGAGCAAACTACCAGCTCTTGGGAGTTTACGACCCTAACCTCGTCTTGCCCATAGCCGAAGCGCTCAAAAACCTCGGCACGAAGGGGGCGATCGTGGTACACGGTTCGGGAGGGGTGGACGAATTTTCGCTCTGCGGCCCCAACCAGGCGGCCATCCTCAAAGATGGCAGGATTAAAAAACTCGTGGTCGCACCGGAGGACGTGGGTCTTGCCAGGGCGAGCCTCGAGGATGTGGCAGGCTATTCGCCACAAGACAATGCGAGGATCCTCGCGGCCGTCTTAAGCGGGGAGAGGGGCCCGAAAAGAGACGTGGTCATTTTCAATGCGGCTGCCGCCTTCGTGGCCACAGATATGGCAAAAACATTTAAAGAAGGAGCACATCTTGCGGAAGACCTCATAAACAGCGGGAAGGCCATGGACAAATTGCTAAAAGTAAAGGCCTTCGCGCATTCTCTCGTAGAGGTGGTCCAATGTTAG
- a CDS encoding anthranilate synthase component II, which produces MILVIDNYDSFTYNLVQLLSELEAVEVVRNDAVSLEDIEAAKPNHIVISPGPGRPEDAGICEAVIKSFCSRIPILGVCLGHQCIAQAFGGRVRRAKKVFHGKTSLIYHDGVGIFCGLPSPFKATRYHSLEVDKPSIPEELRMTAWTEEGEVMAIKHKSFPLWGLQFHPESFLTEVGMEILKNFTRRDEPRGGM; this is translated from the coding sequence ATGATCCTCGTGATAGATAACTACGATTCGTTCACATACAATCTCGTGCAACTCCTGAGCGAGCTCGAGGCTGTGGAGGTCGTCCGAAACGACGCCGTCTCCCTCGAAGACATCGAGGCTGCAAAACCCAACCATATCGTGATATCTCCCGGTCCAGGAAGGCCTGAAGACGCCGGCATATGCGAGGCAGTCATAAAGAGCTTCTGCTCGAGGATCCCCATCCTCGGCGTGTGCCTCGGGCACCAGTGCATAGCTCAAGCCTTCGGCGGAAGGGTAAGGAGGGCCAAGAAGGTCTTTCACGGCAAGACCTCGCTCATCTACCACGACGGAGTTGGGATCTTCTGCGGGCTTCCCTCCCCCTTCAAGGCGACGCGGTATCACTCCCTGGAGGTCGACAAGCCGTCTATCCCTGAGGAGCTGCGCATGACTGCGTGGACCGAGGAGGGGGAGGTGATGGCCATAAAGCACAAAAGCTTTCCCCTGTGGGGCCTTCAGTTTCACCCGGAGTCGTTTTTGACGGAAGTGGGGATGGAAATCCTCAAAAACTTTACAAGAAGAGATGAGCCGAGAGGAGGAATGTAA
- a CDS encoding anthranilate synthase component I family protein translates to MRTKTEAAIGEEFETVSLDRFPIRFRKYEITPIVAEVPTKEDALSLYRRLKAISPASFIFEAGGSGEARGRYAHIGLAPHKLFVAEKGKDFLKEVEAYLKERRSESARFPFAGGVAGYFGYEMAGQWENLFHDEPSRELKHDLTPPAMLMEPSVMVIVDSLLQRATIVANVPVEEEGGEAARRLDEARCKVAHVSSIIESGAFAAKKHSKGGTYAGQPISNKSRNSFIEMVRRAKEYIAAGDAFQIVLSQRFYIPTDIPSLDIYETLREDNPSPYLFFFDFDGVEVFGSSPEVLVKVEGDRVITRPLAGTRPRGSSEAADIRLCEELLADEKELAEHVMLIDLARNDLGRVCKTGSVRVTEALGIERYSRVMHIVSQVEGVKKAHLSPLEVLRHTFPAGTVSGAPKIRAMELIDELEDAPRGPYAGAVGYVDYQGNMDMSIAIRTFFKVEDKLYLQAGAGVVSDSVPEREYEETLNKARALFEAVKKAKKAEAA, encoded by the coding sequence ATGAGGACAAAGACAGAGGCAGCAATAGGCGAGGAATTCGAAACGGTATCGCTCGACCGCTTCCCCATCCGCTTTCGGAAGTATGAAATCACGCCCATCGTAGCCGAAGTGCCAACAAAAGAGGATGCGCTTTCGCTATACAGAAGGCTGAAAGCCATCTCTCCCGCGTCCTTTATTTTTGAAGCCGGGGGCTCCGGAGAAGCAAGAGGGCGCTACGCCCACATAGGCCTTGCACCGCACAAGCTCTTCGTGGCGGAGAAGGGTAAAGATTTCTTGAAAGAGGTCGAGGCCTATTTGAAAGAAAGACGGTCAGAAAGCGCGAGATTCCCCTTCGCCGGAGGAGTTGCCGGCTATTTCGGTTACGAGATGGCTGGGCAATGGGAGAACCTATTCCATGACGAGCCGAGCAGAGAACTCAAGCATGATTTGACCCCACCAGCCATGTTGATGGAGCCATCTGTCATGGTAATCGTGGACTCGCTGTTGCAGAGAGCCACGATCGTCGCAAACGTCCCCGTTGAGGAAGAAGGCGGCGAGGCAGCACGGCGTCTGGACGAGGCCAGGTGTAAAGTCGCCCACGTATCGAGCATCATCGAAAGCGGTGCCTTTGCCGCTAAAAAGCACTCCAAGGGTGGGACGTACGCAGGTCAGCCGATATCCAACAAAAGCCGCAACAGCTTCATCGAGATGGTCCGCCGGGCCAAGGAATATATAGCTGCAGGCGACGCCTTCCAGATCGTCCTGTCGCAGCGCTTTTACATTCCCACCGATATCCCTTCTTTGGACATTTACGAGACCCTAAGGGAGGATAACCCCTCTCCCTATCTCTTCTTCTTCGACTTCGACGGCGTGGAGGTCTTTGGGTCCTCCCCCGAGGTCTTAGTAAAAGTAGAAGGAGACAGGGTCATTACTCGCCCCCTGGCGGGCACAAGGCCCCGCGGATCCTCAGAAGCAGCCGATATCCGCCTGTGCGAGGAGCTTCTCGCAGACGAAAAGGAGCTGGCCGAGCACGTGATGCTCATAGACCTCGCCAGAAACGACTTGGGGAGGGTCTGTAAAACGGGCAGCGTCCGCGTTACAGAGGCGTTGGGGATAGAGCGCTATTCCCGCGTCATGCACATAGTTTCCCAAGTGGAAGGAGTTAAAAAGGCACACCTATCGCCGCTTGAGGTGTTGAGGCACACGTTTCCAGCAGGCACGGTGAGCGGAGCCCCCAAGATACGGGCTATGGAACTGATAGACGAACTCGAGGATGCCCCGAGGGGACCATACGCGGGAGCCGTGGGCTATGTGGATTACCAGGGAAACATGGATATGTCCATAGCGATCCGCACTTTCTTCAAGGTCGAGGATAAGCTCTACCTTCAAGCCGGCGCAGGTGTGGTGAGCGACTCCGTCCCGGAGAGGGAATACGAAGAGACGCTGAACAAGGCCAGGGCACTCTTTGAAGCGGTGAAAAAGGCGAAGAAGGCGGAGGCAGCATGA
- a CDS encoding M20/M25/M40 family metallo-hydrolase — MADYSAINRVISDIARNKERNLTILKELVSQPTVSAQGIGIREGAALVAKVLEDAGIRAEIYETAGNPVVFGQRSVNPDKPTILFYGHYDVQPPEPMELWLSDPFKPEVRDGRIWGRGVADNKGQFLAHVLAVRAYTESRTELPVNVKFLLEGEEECSSPFLATFAQENLPLLKADVAITSDGPMHPSGRPTMALGVRGIMTAQLRAKGAKKDYHSGNYGGVVPNPAWKLIHLLADLRDETGHVNLPGFYDAVVPPTEKDKELLRALPFDREALLGEMGIEEFDGDPNIPYFEKIMFRPTFNICGFKSGYAGQGSKTIIPSEAIVKFDTRLVVNQDPEKIFAAFKEYITKKDQNIEVSFLGSMKPSKTPSDSPAIPIVMEALKEAYNEEPVLLPTFGGSLPDYVFTKIMKIPSLIIPYANADENNHAPNENLVLELYHKGIKASAHIIWGLQDLR, encoded by the coding sequence ATGGCAGACTATAGCGCAATAAACAGGGTGATATCCGACATCGCCCGCAATAAAGAGAGAAATCTCACAATATTGAAGGAGCTCGTCTCTCAGCCGACCGTAAGCGCCCAAGGGATAGGCATAAGGGAGGGTGCTGCCCTCGTCGCAAAAGTCTTGGAAGATGCCGGTATCCGGGCGGAGATATATGAAACGGCAGGCAATCCCGTGGTCTTCGGCCAGAGATCGGTCAACCCTGACAAACCCACCATCCTTTTTTACGGGCATTACGACGTGCAGCCGCCGGAACCGATGGAGCTTTGGCTTTCAGACCCATTCAAGCCTGAGGTCAGAGACGGTCGCATTTGGGGCAGAGGAGTAGCCGACAATAAAGGCCAATTCTTGGCCCACGTGTTGGCCGTCAGAGCTTATACGGAATCGAGAACAGAACTTCCCGTTAACGTCAAGTTTCTGCTCGAAGGCGAGGAAGAATGCTCAAGCCCCTTCCTCGCGACGTTCGCGCAGGAGAACCTGCCGCTCCTCAAAGCGGATGTCGCCATCACCTCCGACGGCCCCATGCACCCCAGCGGACGTCCTACCATGGCTTTGGGCGTGCGCGGCATCATGACAGCACAATTGAGGGCCAAAGGCGCCAAGAAAGACTATCATTCCGGAAATTACGGCGGCGTCGTCCCAAACCCCGCTTGGAAGTTGATCCACTTGTTGGCCGACCTCAGAGACGAAACGGGACACGTAAACCTGCCGGGTTTCTACGACGCAGTCGTCCCTCCCACGGAAAAGGACAAAGAGCTCCTAAGGGCCCTGCCGTTCGACCGGGAAGCGCTCTTAGGGGAAATGGGCATCGAAGAGTTCGATGGAGACCCTAACATTCCCTATTTCGAAAAAATAATGTTTAGGCCGACCTTCAATATATGCGGCTTCAAGAGCGGCTATGCGGGACAAGGGTCCAAGACCATTATACCGTCAGAAGCTATTGTAAAGTTCGATACGCGTCTCGTGGTGAACCAAGATCCGGAAAAGATCTTCGCGGCGTTTAAAGAATACATCACCAAGAAGGACCAAAACATCGAAGTTTCGTTCCTGGGCTCGATGAAACCGTCCAAAACGCCCTCCGATTCACCGGCGATTCCCATCGTAATGGAAGCCCTGAAAGAGGCCTATAACGAAGAGCCGGTCCTGCTACCGACCTTCGGCGGTAGCCTCCCTGATTATGTATTCACGAAAATAATGAAAATACCGTCGTTGATAATACCCTATGCCAACGCAGACGAGAACAATCATGCACCGAACGAGAACTTAGTCTTAGAGCTGTACCACAAAGGCATAAAGGCCTCGGCCCATATCATCTGGGGCCTTCAGGATCTGAGGTGA